The following are encoded in a window of Lacinutrix sp. WUR7 genomic DNA:
- a CDS encoding tetratricopeptide repeat-containing sensor histidine kinase gives MNKFFLFIITVLIASNLFSQNKELDSIVILRNLANNNEIEIAMRFEYARKAIENSLDTKQDSTVLTSKRVLSYLFLIHGDYDSLFKINHENRKLATRIQDSSALANANNILGLYHHINEKHDSAYYYYFKAVKLFESLQDIRNQGEVLANMADIQETERDYIGCENNAIKSIALIEQLPEYDYNLETLWYANNLIAIVSAELEQYDKALEYYNKTLAICDRMEDSYEKRLFSNINIAALYRRKKDYITAERLYQKLYTDESVYAYDPTSYSMILSGLANAKFINKTASNSEVKRLFNEAYAISKKENDDVGLLSISMDVSEFYLETNNIDSARYYADNAYQISKELVANETILEALLLKSKLETGDKAKTSLNAYITLSDSLQKAERSIRNKFARIDYETDQIKAEKEQVSKERFFFLWISIGLLVTLALLYIIFTQRSKNKELRFVQEQQETNEEIYNLMLSQQDKIDEARSTEKRRISEELHDGILGRLFGTRLSLDSLNMSNTPEAIRSRENYIDELQAIEQEIRKVSHELNTDFVSGSGFADIIKALLETQTKAYGLDYKFTRSDSIHWDNVNNKTKIHIYRILQESLQNIYKHANASMVEISFSIKNNVICITITDDGSGFEVNKSKKGIGIKNITSRVKEIKGVLKIKSQINKGTTIAITIPI, from the coding sequence TTGAATAAATTTTTTCTTTTTATCATTACGGTTCTAATTGCGTCTAATTTATTTTCTCAAAATAAAGAATTAGATAGTATTGTTATACTTCGAAATCTTGCTAATAATAATGAGATTGAAATAGCTATGCGTTTTGAATATGCTAGAAAAGCTATTGAGAATTCCTTAGATACAAAGCAAGATTCTACAGTATTAACAAGTAAAAGAGTACTCTCTTACCTATTTCTAATTCATGGAGATTATGATTCGTTATTTAAAATTAATCATGAAAATCGAAAATTAGCAACAAGAATACAAGATTCTTCAGCGCTTGCAAATGCAAACAATATTCTTGGTTTGTATCATCATATCAATGAAAAACATGATAGTGCTTATTACTATTATTTTAAAGCAGTTAAGCTATTTGAATCCTTACAAGATATAAGAAATCAAGGAGAAGTATTAGCCAACATGGCAGATATTCAAGAAACCGAAAGAGATTATATAGGTTGTGAAAACAATGCTATTAAATCTATTGCTTTAATAGAACAGTTGCCAGAGTATGATTATAACCTGGAAACTTTATGGTATGCAAATAATTTAATAGCTATAGTTTCTGCCGAATTAGAACAATACGACAAAGCCTTAGAATATTATAATAAGACACTTGCTATTTGTGATAGGATGGAGGATTCTTATGAGAAAAGATTGTTTTCTAATATCAATATAGCTGCTTTATACAGACGAAAAAAAGATTATATAACAGCAGAAAGACTGTATCAAAAGCTATATACAGATGAATCTGTTTATGCGTATGATCCAACCTCTTATTCCATGATTCTATCCGGATTGGCTAATGCAAAATTTATTAATAAAACTGCCAGTAATAGTGAAGTTAAAAGGTTATTTAATGAGGCTTATGCTATTAGTAAAAAAGAAAACGATGATGTTGGTCTTTTATCTATAAGTATGGATGTATCCGAATTCTATCTAGAAACAAATAATATAGATAGTGCTAGATATTATGCAGATAATGCATATCAAATTAGTAAAGAGTTAGTGGCAAATGAAACGATTTTAGAAGCGCTTCTACTAAAATCGAAACTAGAAACAGGAGATAAAGCGAAAACGAGTTTGAATGCCTATATAACATTAAGCGATAGCTTGCAAAAAGCAGAGCGTTCTATTCGAAATAAATTTGCTAGAATCGATTATGAAACCGATCAAATAAAAGCGGAAAAAGAACAAGTATCCAAGGAAAGATTTTTCTTCCTATGGATCTCTATTGGTTTATTAGTTACGCTTGCTTTGCTGTATATTATTTTTACACAGCGTTCTAAAAACAAAGAATTAAGGTTTGTACAGGAACAACAAGAAACCAATGAAGAAATTTATAATCTCATGCTGTCGCAACAAGATAAAATTGATGAAGCAAGAAGTACCGAAAAAAGAAGAATTTCGGAAGAACTGCACGATGGTATTTTAGGAAGACTTTTTGGGACTAGACTTAGTTTAGATAGCTTAAATATGAGTAATACACCAGAAGCTATTAGGTCTAGAGAAAATTACATCGATGAGTTACAAGCAATCGAACAAGAAATACGAAAAGTATCTCATGAATTAAATACCGATTTTGTTTCCGGATCCGGTTTTGCAGATATTATTAAAGCGCTATTAGAAACGCAAACAAAAGCGTATGGGTTGGACTATAAATTTACCCGCAGTGACTCTATACACTGGGATAATGTAAACAACAAAACTAAAATACACATCTATAGAATATTACAAGAATCGCTTCAAAACATCTATAAACACGCTAATGCTTCCATGGTGGAAATTAGCTTTAGTATAAAAAATAATGTAATTTGTATCACAATTACAGACGATGGTTCTGGTTTTGAAGTAAACAAATCCAAAAAGGGAATTGGTATTAAAAACATAACCTCCAGAGTAAAAGAAATTAAAGGAGTATTAAAAATTAAATCACAAATAAATAAAGGCACTACCATTGCCATTACTATTCCAATCTAG
- a CDS encoding DUF58 domain-containing protein, whose protein sequence is MNLRDELNKAGGFKNLELLAKQVVEGFISGMHKSPFHGFSAEFAEHKIYNQGESTRHIDWKLFAKTDKLYTKRYDDETNLRCHIILDNSSSMHYPEMQNFSIDHLNKTAFSALASASLMHMLKKQRDAVGLSIYSDAYDFYAPEKGSERHHQMLLKQLSDAVITKTLNKKTETYTYLHLIAEKIHRRSLIFLFTDMFQTSEDEVRLFEALRHLKHNKHEVVLFHVFDKSKELSFDFDNKPKRFIDVETGEHINLYADSVKENYEKAVSQYFDALRLKCGQYRIKYVEADINKNFDNILTTYMVERRNFV, encoded by the coding sequence ATGAATTTAAGAGACGAACTAAATAAGGCTGGCGGATTTAAAAACCTCGAACTTCTTGCCAAGCAAGTGGTAGAAGGGTTTATATCTGGTATGCATAAAAGTCCGTTTCATGGATTTTCAGCAGAATTTGCCGAACATAAAATCTATAATCAGGGGGAAAGCACCAGACATATAGACTGGAAGTTATTTGCTAAAACAGATAAACTATACACCAAACGCTATGATGACGAAACCAATTTGCGTTGTCATATTATTTTAGATAATAGTAGCTCAATGCATTATCCCGAAATGCAAAATTTTTCTATAGATCATTTAAATAAAACGGCTTTTTCGGCATTAGCATCTGCATCCTTAATGCACATGTTAAAAAAACAACGCGATGCCGTAGGTTTAAGTATTTATAGTGATGCCTATGATTTTTACGCACCAGAAAAAGGAAGCGAGCGTCACCACCAAATGTTACTGAAACAATTAAGTGACGCGGTAATTACCAAAACGCTAAACAAGAAAACTGAAACCTACACCTATTTACATCTAATTGCCGAAAAGATCCACAGAAGGTCTTTAATATTCCTCTTTACAGACATGTTTCAAACGAGTGAAGATGAAGTACGATTATTTGAAGCATTACGTCATTTAAAGCACAATAAGCACGAAGTGGTACTATTTCATGTATTTGATAAAAGTAAGGAGCTAAGCTTTGATTTTGATAATAAGCCAAAGCGTTTTATAGATGTAGAAACTGGAGAGCACATAAATCTATACGCAGATAGCGTAAAAGAGAATTATGAAAAGGCGGTTTCGCAATATTTTGATGCTCTAAGATTAAAATGTGGCCAATACAGAATAAAATATGTGGAAGCAGACATAAATAAAAATTTTGATAATATCCTGACTACCTACATGGTAGAGCGTAGGAATTTTGTTTGA
- the trxA gene encoding thioredoxin — protein MALEITDANFEETVLKSDKPVVVDFWAAWCGPCRMVGPIIDEISTEYDGKAVVGKLDVDANQEFAAKYGVRNIPTVLIFQNGEVVGRQVGVSPKKTYTDGIDALL, from the coding sequence ATGGCATTAGAAATCACAGATGCAAACTTTGAAGAAACAGTATTAAAAAGCGACAAGCCAGTAGTGGTAGACTTTTGGGCAGCTTGGTGTGGACCATGTAGAATGGTTGGACCAATCATTGACGAAATTAGCACAGAATACGACGGTAAAGCGGTTGTAGGGAAATTAGACGTAGATGCAAACCAAGAATTTGCAGCTAAATATGGTGTGCGTAACATACCAACGGTATTAATTTTTCAAAACGGAGAAGTTGTAGGTCGTCAAGTAGGTGTTTCACCGAAAAAGACATATACAGATGGAATAGACGCGCTTTTATAG
- the dnaE gene encoding DNA polymerase III subunit alpha, with translation MYLIFDTETTGLPKRWDAPITDTDNWPRCIQIAWQLHDAMGNCIESQDYLVQPEGFNIPYDAEKIHGISTELAQEQGVPLVEVLEKFKVALGKTKFVVGQNVKFDLNIMGAEFVRGDVANPLQELPVLDTCTEHTASLCELPGGRYGKFKLPTLTELHQFLFDAPFGEAHNATADVEATTRCFFELIRREEYTLEQLDVPEDYFQNFSEANPKTIQLIGLKHINLKRESAKINERLQKAQATDLSSQEIKENIASLQTVDFMHLHNHSQFSVLQSTISVPNLVASAAEYNMSAVALTDHANMMGAFHFVKAVNNHNKSVKAKNAEAIERGDPATLNEMKPIIGVEFFVCEDHLDKTRKDNGYQIVLIAKNKNGYHNLAKLSSHAFVNGFYYLPRIDKKLIEAYKEDLICLTGNLYGEVPSKVLNVGENQAEESLIWWKELFGDDLYIELMRHNQDDENRVNPVLINFSKKHDIKLVATNNTYYCKKGDANAHDILLCVKDGEKQATPIGRGRGYRYGMPNQEYYFKSPDEMKKLFKDVPEAISNIQEVVDKIEPFQLARDVLLPAFDIPEEFVFEEDKADNGKRGENKFLRHLVYEGAKKRYGEELSEEVVERLDFELSVIEKTGYPGYFLIVEDFIREARNMDVSVGPGRGSAAGSVAAYCLKITNIDPLKYNLLFERFLNPDRVSMPDIDIDFDDEGRGRVMDYVIEKYGSNQVAQIITYGTMAAKSSIRDTARVLDLPLFDADRIAKLIPNMSKLGKIFGADEKKLKSMFRAEDLEKVNELLNISDGDDLPAETVNLARTLEGSVRNTGIHACGVIITPDDITKFVPVSVAKDSGLYVTQFDNSVVEDAGLLKMDFLGLKTLTLIKDTVKIVKQKHDILLDPDSFPLDDVKTYELFQRGETVGVFQYESPGMQKHLKDLKPTVFEDLIAMNALYRPGPMEYIPSFVKRKHGDEEIEYDLPAMEEYLKETYGITVYQEQVMLLSQKLADFTKGEADVLRKAMGKKQIAVLDKMKPKFIEQASAKGHDAKKLEKIWKDWEAFASYAFNKSHSTCYAWIAYQTAYLKAHYPAEYMAAVLSNNMNDIKSVTFFMEECKRMKLNVLGPDVNESFYKFSVNQDYAVRFGMGAIKGVGHGAVKTIVDNREKEPYKSIFDLAKRIDLRAANKRAFENLALAGGFDGFGDTHRAQYFHDDGDGITFLEKAVKYGAKHQENENSAQVSLFGAASDVQIAEPEVPPCEEWGTMEKLAQEREVVGVYISGHPLDDFKTEMKTFCNANISLFNDLDTYVNRELTFGGVVRDIQHRVSKQGKGWAMFTIEDYTDSFEFRMFGEEYLKFRHFLMQNNFVYVKIFIREGWVNKDTGKKSDPRMQFNSFQLLHDVMETYAKKLSIQLNIKELEEEKIRKLKELLQMHPGNQALNFVIYDNADQIKLPMISRKQKVKVSQELLSELDDQQVYYKLN, from the coding sequence ATGTACTTAATTTTTGATACCGAAACTACTGGTTTACCGAAACGTTGGGACGCTCCAATTACTGACACAGATAATTGGCCTCGATGTATACAAATAGCTTGGCAATTGCACGATGCTATGGGGAACTGTATCGAAAGTCAGGATTATTTAGTGCAGCCAGAAGGGTTTAACATTCCGTATGATGCCGAAAAAATTCATGGTATTTCTACCGAATTAGCGCAAGAACAAGGAGTGCCTTTGGTCGAAGTTTTAGAGAAATTTAAGGTAGCTTTAGGGAAAACAAAGTTTGTGGTTGGTCAGAATGTAAAGTTTGACCTAAATATTATGGGAGCCGAATTTGTTCGTGGTGACGTAGCAAATCCATTACAAGAACTTCCTGTTTTAGATACGTGTACAGAGCATACCGCTAGTCTGTGTGAACTTCCAGGTGGTAGATATGGTAAGTTTAAATTACCAACTTTAACCGAGTTGCATCAGTTTTTATTTGATGCTCCTTTTGGGGAAGCGCATAATGCAACCGCAGATGTTGAGGCAACGACGCGTTGCTTTTTTGAGTTAATCCGTAGAGAAGAATATACCCTGGAGCAGTTGGATGTTCCTGAGGATTATTTTCAGAATTTTTCCGAAGCCAATCCAAAAACGATTCAGCTAATTGGTTTAAAACATATTAATCTGAAGCGTGAAAGTGCTAAGATTAATGAACGATTACAAAAAGCCCAAGCGACAGATCTTTCTTCGCAAGAAATAAAAGAAAATATAGCGAGTCTGCAAACCGTAGATTTTATGCATTTGCATAACCACTCGCAGTTTTCGGTATTACAATCTACCATTAGTGTTCCAAATTTAGTGGCTTCGGCAGCAGAATATAATATGTCTGCAGTCGCACTTACAGATCATGCGAATATGATGGGAGCTTTCCATTTTGTGAAAGCAGTAAACAATCATAATAAAAGTGTAAAAGCTAAAAATGCGGAGGCTATAGAGAGAGGAGATCCTGCAACATTAAACGAAATGAAACCTATTATTGGTGTCGAGTTTTTTGTTTGTGAAGATCATTTAGATAAAACAAGAAAGGATAATGGGTACCAAATTGTACTTATTGCTAAAAATAAAAACGGGTACCACAACTTAGCCAAACTATCCTCACACGCCTTTGTAAACGGATTTTACTATTTACCAAGAATTGATAAAAAACTAATAGAAGCGTATAAAGAAGATCTTATTTGTCTAACTGGAAATCTGTATGGTGAAGTACCAAGTAAGGTTTTAAATGTTGGAGAAAATCAAGCGGAAGAATCTCTAATATGGTGGAAAGAACTGTTTGGTGATGATTTATATATAGAGTTAATGCGTCATAATCAAGATGACGAAAATAGGGTGAATCCTGTTTTAATTAACTTTTCAAAGAAGCACGATATTAAACTCGTAGCTACCAATAATACCTATTATTGTAAAAAAGGAGATGCGAATGCACACGATATTTTATTGTGTGTGAAAGATGGGGAAAAGCAAGCTACTCCAATTGGTAGGGGACGAGGATATCGATACGGAATGCCAAATCAGGAATACTATTTCAAGTCTCCTGATGAAATGAAAAAACTGTTTAAGGATGTTCCTGAAGCGATTTCAAATATTCAAGAAGTTGTAGATAAAATAGAACCTTTTCAATTGGCTCGTGATGTATTATTACCTGCCTTCGATATTCCAGAAGAGTTTGTTTTTGAAGAAGACAAAGCAGATAACGGAAAGCGTGGGGAGAATAAATTCCTTAGACATTTAGTTTACGAAGGTGCCAAAAAGCGCTATGGCGAAGAACTTTCAGAAGAAGTTGTAGAACGTTTAGATTTTGAGCTTAGCGTCATTGAAAAAACAGGATATCCTGGGTATTTCCTTATTGTAGAAGATTTTATCCGAGAAGCCAGAAATATGGATGTTTCCGTAGGTCCTGGACGTGGATCGGCAGCAGGTTCTGTTGCAGCATACTGTTTAAAGATTACCAATATTGACCCCTTAAAGTATAACCTGCTTTTTGAGCGTTTCTTGAATCCGGATCGTGTAAGTATGCCGGATATTGATATTGATTTTGATGATGAAGGTCGTGGTCGTGTTATGGATTACGTTATCGAGAAATACGGAAGCAATCAGGTAGCACAAATTATTACCTATGGTACGATGGCTGCTAAATCTTCTATTCGAGATACCGCTCGTGTTTTAGATTTACCACTATTTGATGCCGATAGAATAGCCAAGCTAATTCCTAATATGTCTAAGTTAGGAAAGATTTTTGGTGCAGACGAAAAGAAGCTGAAAAGCATGTTTCGTGCGGAAGATTTAGAGAAAGTAAATGAACTTTTAAATATTTCGGATGGAGATGATTTACCAGCCGAAACCGTAAATCTAGCAAGAACACTAGAAGGGTCGGTTCGTAATACCGGAATTCACGCCTGTGGTGTAATTATTACACCAGATGATATTACGAAGTTCGTTCCAGTTTCTGTAGCAAAAGATTCTGGTTTGTATGTCACACAATTTGATAACTCGGTTGTAGAAGATGCTGGACTACTAAAAATGGATTTCTTAGGTTTAAAGACATTAACCTTAATAAAGGATACCGTAAAAATTGTAAAGCAAAAACATGATATTCTATTAGATCCAGATAGTTTTCCTTTAGATGATGTAAAAACTTATGAGCTCTTCCAAAGAGGAGAAACGGTTGGTGTATTTCAATATGAATCGCCAGGAATGCAGAAGCACCTTAAAGATTTAAAGCCAACAGTTTTTGAAGATTTAATTGCCATGAATGCCTTGTATCGTCCTGGTCCAATGGAATATATTCCTAGTTTCGTAAAACGTAAACATGGAGACGAAGAGATAGAATATGACCTTCCGGCCATGGAAGAATATCTTAAAGAAACCTACGGAATTACAGTATACCAAGAGCAAGTAATGCTACTTTCTCAAAAGCTAGCAGATTTCACCAAAGGTGAAGCCGATGTATTACGTAAGGCAATGGGTAAAAAGCAAATTGCGGTTCTAGATAAAATGAAACCAAAGTTTATTGAGCAAGCAAGTGCAAAAGGTCATGATGCAAAAAAACTAGAGAAAATCTGGAAGGATTGGGAAGCCTTCGCTAGTTACGCCTTTAATAAATCGCACTCTACATGTTATGCATGGATTGCGTATCAAACCGCATATTTAAAAGCGCATTATCCTGCAGAATATATGGCAGCGGTGCTTTCTAATAATATGAATGATATTAAATCGGTTACCTTCTTTATGGAAGAATGTAAGCGTATGAAATTAAACGTACTTGGCCCTGATGTGAATGAAAGTTTCTATAAGTTTTCGGTAAATCAAGATTATGCTGTCCGTTTTGGAATGGGAGCCATTAAAGGAGTTGGTCATGGTGCGGTAAAAACCATTGTCGATAACAGAGAAAAAGAACCGTATAAATCCATTTTCGATTTAGCAAAAAGAATCGATTTACGTGCAGCAAATAAAAGGGCTTTCGAAAACTTAGCGCTAGCTGGAGGGTTTGATGGTTTTGGCGATACACATAGAGCACAATATTTTCATGATGATGGTGACGGCATTACCTTTTTAGAGAAAGCAGTAAAATATGGTGCAAAACACCAAGAAAATGAAAACTCTGCACAAGTAAGTTTGTTTGGAGCAGCCAGTGATGTGCAAATTGCAGAACCCGAAGTGCCTCCTTGTGAAGAATGGGGAACCATGGAAAAACTAGCACAAGAAAGAGAAGTAGTAGGTGTTTATATTTCGGGACATCCTTTAGATGATTTTAAAACAGAAATGAAAACCTTCTGTAATGCGAATATTTCGTTGTTTAACGACTTAGACACCTACGTCAATAGAGAGCTTACCTTTGGTGGTGTGGTTAGAGATATACAGCATAGAGTAAGTAAGCAGGGTAAAGGTTGGGCAATGTTTACTATTGAAGATTATACCGATAGTTTTGAGTTTCGAATGTTTGGTGAGGAATACCTAAAATTCAGACATTTTTTAATGCAAAACAACTTTGTGTATGTTAAGATTTTTATTCGAGAAGGTTGGGTGAACAAAGATACCGGAAAGAAAAGTGATCCTAGAATGCAATTTAATAGTTTTCAGCTGTTGCATGATGTTATGGAAACCTATGCTAAAAAATTGTCTATTCAATTAAATATAAAAGAATTAGAAGAAGAAAAAATAAGAAAGTTGAAGGAGTTATTACAAATGCATCCAGGAAATCAAGCTTTAAACTTTGTGATTTATGATAATGCCGATCAAATTAAATTGCCAATGATTAGCCGAAAACAAAAAGTAAAGGTGAGTCAGGAGTTATTAAGTGAATTAGATGATCAACAAGTGTATTATAAGTTAAATTAG
- a CDS encoding DUF6252 family protein, which produces MKKVFLFVVTALLMVSCGEELEFNTPALQGKKDGTLWRADYYSAEINSSGELIISGGRGSEIVTLRMGAAVGTYVLGEGSSSEAGFTSVQDIAYSTNNEPSEIILNYPADGEIVIEKYSASGSKVSGTFWFNAFSASGLNKVNYSQGVFYEVPISGGGGSTVVSCDGAVIASQAALTIYEATNNTSSEYPPACNAYKAALMQQITSCGDDTNTLQDIIDGLDCTLPCDVATANTDAAFAIYDVTDSSSADFASVCNAYKTTLEQQIESCGDDSSELQDIIDDLDCVEEVVIPGGCQTCSITSFPDTEYCDNGNGTMTVSVSGAPDTTIDIPGDSFNDYILALESAGYSCN; this is translated from the coding sequence ATGAAAAAGGTATTCCTATTTGTTGTTACTGCTTTATTAATGGTTAGTTGTGGTGAAGAACTTGAGTTTAATACACCTGCTTTGCAAGGTAAAAAAGACGGTACGTTATGGCGAGCAGATTATTATAGTGCAGAAATTAATAGTAGCGGAGAGTTAATAATTAGTGGAGGAAGAGGAAGTGAGATCGTTACATTAAGAATGGGTGCAGCAGTTGGTACTTATGTTCTAGGCGAAGGAAGTTCTAGTGAAGCTGGTTTTACTAGTGTGCAAGATATAGCATATTCTACAAATAATGAACCAAGTGAGATTATACTGAATTATCCAGCCGATGGTGAAATTGTTATAGAAAAATATAGTGCTTCTGGAAGCAAAGTGTCTGGTACATTTTGGTTTAATGCATTTTCTGCATCTGGTTTAAATAAAGTGAATTATAGTCAAGGTGTTTTTTATGAAGTGCCAATTTCTGGTGGTGGAGGTTCTACGGTTGTTTCTTGTGATGGTGCTGTTATTGCTTCTCAAGCAGCTTTAACGATTTACGAAGCTACTAATAACACAAGTTCAGAGTATCCTCCTGCATGTAATGCATATAAAGCGGCATTAATGCAACAAATTACTAGTTGTGGTGATGATACCAATACCTTACAAGATATTATAGATGGTTTAGATTGTACGCTTCCTTGTGATGTAGCTACCGCTAATACCGATGCAGCTTTTGCAATTTACGATGTTACGGATAGCTCAAGTGCTGATTTTGCTTCCGTGTGTAATGCGTATAAAACAACATTAGAGCAGCAGATTGAAAGTTGTGGAGATGATAGTAGTGAGCTACAAGATATCATAGATGATTTAGATTGTGTTGAAGAAGTTGTCATTCCTGGAGGATGTCAAACTTGTTCTATCACTTCATTCCCTGATACCGAATATTGTGATAATGGTAATGGGACAATGACGGTATCAGTTAGTGGTGCTCCAGATACTACTATAGATATTCCTGGGGATTCTTTTAATGATTATATTCTAGCTCTAGAAAGCGCAGGATATTCATGTAATTAA
- a CDS encoding 30S ribosomal protein S16 — protein sequence MPVKIRLQRHGKKGKPYYWIVAADARAKRDGKYLEKLGAYNPNTNPATIDLNVDGAVTWLENGAQPTDTAKAILSYKGVLLKKHLKGGVTKGALTEEQAEAKFTAWLEEKEGKVGAKTDGLAKVEAEAKAKAFEAEKAANEARIAAAAPVVEEAPAEEASNEEEE from the coding sequence ATGCCTGTAAAAATTAGATTACAAAGACACGGTAAGAAAGGAAAACCTTATTACTGGATCGTAGCAGCAGATGCTCGCGCGAAAAGAGATGGTAAATACCTAGAGAAATTAGGTGCTTACAACCCAAACACTAACCCAGCAACTATTGATTTAAATGTTGACGGTGCTGTAACATGGTTAGAAAATGGTGCTCAACCTACTGACACAGCTAAAGCTATTTTATCTTACAAAGGTGTTTTGTTAAAAAAACATTTAAAAGGTGGAGTAACTAAAGGTGCTTTAACTGAAGAGCAAGCAGAAGCAAAGTTTACTGCTTGGTTAGAAGAAAAAGAAGGTAAAGTTGGTGCAAAAACAGATGGTTTAGCGAAAGTGGAAGCAGAAGCAAAAGCGAAAGCTTTTGAAGCTGAAAAAGCAGCTAACGAAGCTAGAATTGCAGCAGCAGCTCCAGTTGTAGAAGAAGCTCCTGCAGAAGAAGCTTCTAACGAAGAAGAAGAATAA
- the rimM gene encoding ribosome maturation factor RimM (Essential for efficient processing of 16S rRNA) encodes MKKEDCFFLGKIVKKYSFKGEVLVKLDTDEPDIYDGLESVFIDLRGNLIPFFIEHAQLHKSELLRIQFEDVHTEEDADAILKSNLYLPLEFLPKLEGDKFYFHEIIGFTVKDTNFGDVGIITGINDTTAQALFEIDRDGIEILIPMNDHFIKKVDKENKVILVETPEGLIDLYLEE; translated from the coding sequence ATGAAAAAAGAAGATTGTTTTTTTTTAGGTAAAATTGTAAAAAAGTACAGTTTTAAAGGAGAAGTTTTAGTAAAACTAGATACGGACGAGCCAGATATTTATGATGGATTAGAATCTGTCTTTATTGATTTAAGAGGAAATCTTATTCCTTTTTTTATTGAACATGCACAATTACATAAATCGGAATTATTACGTATCCAGTTTGAAGACGTACATACCGAAGAAGATGCAGATGCGATACTAAAAAGCAATCTCTATTTACCTTTAGAATTTTTACCAAAACTAGAAGGCGATAAATTTTACTTTCATGAAATTATAGGTTTTACGGTTAAAGACACCAACTTTGGTGATGTTGGAATTATTACAGGAATTAATGATACCACAGCACAAGCGCTTTTTGAAATAGACAGAGATGGTATTGAAATTTTAATTCCGATGAATGACCATTTTATTAAAAAAGTAGATAAAGAAAATAAAGTAATTCTCGTGGAAACTCCTGAAGGATTGATTGATTTATACTTAGAAGAATAG
- a CDS encoding tRNA1(Val) (adenine(37)-N6)-methyltransferase — protein sequence MKIGTDAVLLGAWTSVQQNPFAILDIGAGTGVLSLMLAQRSQAEVIDAMEIDEHAYEQCVDNFENAPWADRLFCYHAALDEFTEEIEDKYDLIISNPPFYSEDFKTESTQRDLARFSDAMPFHHLTESVASLLIEDGIFSVVIPFKEEANFIELASKVQLFPNRILHVKGSPTSEIKRSLLEFSFRESEIQKEELIIETTRHQYTKDYINLTKDFYLKM from the coding sequence ATGAAAATTGGCACAGACGCTGTGTTACTTGGTGCTTGGACTTCTGTTCAACAAAACCCTTTTGCTATTCTGGATATTGGTGCAGGAACTGGTGTTTTGTCATTAATGCTAGCACAACGTAGCCAAGCAGAAGTTATAGATGCGATGGAGATTGATGAACATGCGTATGAGCAATGTGTCGATAATTTTGAAAATGCACCTTGGGCAGACAGGCTCTTTTGTTACCACGCAGCTTTAGATGAATTTACCGAAGAGATTGAAGATAAATACGATTTGATTATATCGAATCCTCCTTTCTATTCCGAAGACTTTAAAACCGAAAGCACGCAACGCGATTTAGCACGTTTTTCAGATGCGATGCCTTTTCATCATTTAACAGAAAGCGTTGCTTCCTTATTAATAGAAGATGGTATTTTTTCGGTTGTTATTCCGTTTAAAGAAGAAGCTAATTTTATAGAATTAGCATCCAAAGTACAATTATTTCCGAATAGAATTTTACATGTCAAGGGTTCGCCTACTTCAGAAATAAAACGAAGTCTTTTAGAATTTTCTTTCCGCGAAAGCGAAATACAAAAAGAAGAACTTATTATAGAAACTACAAGACACCAATACACAAAAGACTACATTAATTTAACGAAAGATTTTTATCTTAAAATGTGA